The following coding sequences are from one Hymenobacter sp. DG25A window:
- the nuoK gene encoding NADH-quinone oxidoreductase subunit NuoK yields the protein MDQNIPQVIQTVPLQYYVFFATALFSIGVLGVLTRRNAIIIFMCVELMLNAVNVLLTAFSAYRADPNGQVFVFFIMAVAAAEVAVGLAIIVMIYRNLQNTDVNLLNRLKF from the coding sequence ATGGATCAGAACATACCGCAGGTTATCCAAACGGTTCCTCTTCAGTACTACGTCTTCTTCGCTACTGCCCTGTTTTCTATCGGCGTGCTGGGCGTACTTACCCGGCGCAATGCCATTATCATCTTTATGTGCGTGGAGCTGATGCTGAACGCCGTAAACGTGCTGCTGACGGCCTTCTCGGCTTACCGCGCCGACCCCAACGGGCAGGTATTCGTGTTCTTCATTATGGCCGTGGCCGCGGCCGAAGTGGCTGTGGGGCTGGCTATTATTGTAATGATTTACCGGAACCTGCAGAATACTGACGTAAATCTGCTTAACCGCCTGAAGTTCTGA
- a CDS encoding T9SS type A sorting domain-containing protein, which produces MYNTSNLNNQKAFARFSVPYETQTFTMSGGVINIYNAEGNGSAVSSGFEVGVKEGNYSVTGGTVNIILPGAAQDEREFRLASTAPFWNLNISRRATGLATTVVSVAANENVTVKPLVVLNNLTLTGPNYTPTLQANGQSVTVQGNFTIGSGTLYLPGNNLTSFTGGNNQTLQIDGTIGTAPNLGLYQMLMNKVNGTLILGGSATSSMRVLNTLTLMKGVFNDAGKVLTVLGDVANSGTHTSSGTTTGSITLAGTSLQTVSGDGNGIFGNLVLNNATVTTNNITVQATADQTISGTLTLNQDRLFDIGTRRLYVTSISKDAISAGAGAFSNTRMILTTGNQSDGGIRKTYGSLDTFVFPMGTKVSGVYYYTPAAIGLLAAPAKYGKVNVAPVNVVNPFSTDKNKALQYYWKVAEYDFAGLAANKVSHKYTAPNALIAGDKSFYVAAYYDPSTVTWKTTNLASDVVKNASTIDINFAAVNLTGEYTAGDYRTAFGEIKKFFSRMSGNWHTPGTWSRTGYDGAATTEIPNAGNPVFIGNNYTVTVAQNNAASGSLQIDLGAVLDLGTTTGHNFGSLPEEVVKGSGTLRISTTAATAIFPGGDFANFLGAQGGTVEYYTTGTNFMLPANSVASYYNLVLNSGSGRTLTLPNQNLRVYGDLSAGTLTGFTGLAQMSAGINGNLVIDGGIDVQQGSLLYGSATRSVTAGNNVQVGTGATFGIGNGTTANTLQIGGSVINNGTFALAPTAATGKVDVTFTGATDQKITGTGTTTTLNTVTVNKGTSRTPMLTLDVAGTLTVPDATENWLVLSNGTFSFAKANATIKVNTGVYTIGNTAGLAVNGTGAVINLATAANLQLDGRLSALLGTINVGNSIEYSGATQPEIEVVAGTLNVAGQIRRPTTTTQGSLTYTQSGGSAVVSGTTFNTSRAMFEVLNSGSFTMTGGTLTVLKTLGAAATADVYLHPATSSVTGGEIVLGNPGATTAAILKLDTTVPLFSLKVANGNTNTNTAQLLQNALTLKGNLTIGNSNSIFDTNQLDVLVAGNFSNGNSAATTGLTTGGYRAGIATQTTTLNGTAGNQTLTGATGNLTNFGNLVVNNTYASGKVTLQNNTALRVAGQLTLTKGELADGGNTITVLGNVANSAVHSGTGKILLTNTTAQNISGNGSGIFGNLTLDNTVGVTMSAGQQVNGVLTFTNGTLSIGSNLLKLNNTSSAAIVGATNAKYIITNGSVADEGVQKSFATGTSTVFTFPVGSAGKYTPALYTISANTAPGTITVAPVNSAHPSTTDAAALELKYYWRVSSTGFNGLQATHQYVYDDAQVSGTESRYVAGRFLINKWEPNGGISNTVTANTNTITLTNVNYLSGDYTAATATNSPSYTTSSEFGAVSIYYSRNAAPDITTLGADWDAPTSWTFSADGSGTAAGVPNAGNPVVILPGHIIKTSQVGRISSSLTLGGTLNISNFTSNNFGVVTGKGRLKINSSTFPAGNYTDFTSSTGGTVEYTGSIVTLPPRSLYNNLVFSGTGATKSLGNVSLQLNGYMLIEAGNTVNNNDNIDVTLLDAAQSFTNNGIVNLGDGSLTVAGSLANNTGASLTLGGGNTIIGTTLSNAGIMTSDEGSVAVGSTLVNTGTYNTGAGALQVTADLTNSNTFNAENQSGAITVGGNLTTTNTFRAGNGNLTVTGNVSNSGAYYANANLLTIGGDFANLGAGNFNAGTGTTDLQGNWTNSATFTPNLGTVRFLSNVARVLGGTQPTAFYTVYKQGTGSLTMSQNVTIGNVLNLINGNIITGTNTLALTNAATQPVTGESLNAYILGKLAITFPTTSFATRTFPVGNFKPGDTSINFYRPVTIVAQGGSTAGTQVQVEMVQTSATGQVAAGSGISNLSRVRYYSITALSGAINNPTVQLSFNTNINDEEINVPSNLRVARATAAGGTWTNEGGAGVFSPAAPAGYVTSGITSITNNSLFALASTNLVDNPLNNSYTPLPVELVAFMAKVVGSTVRVNWATSMERNSAYFVVERSLNGKAFEAVAQVAAQGTSTTRFEYAATDARPFQGQSYYRLRQVDNDGRTAYSPVVVVKMAGIAKAALQAYPNPAQGTQFNVLVQGLKGTAGTLRITDGFGREVYQKAVNLTLDQQDMMVKPAAKLAAGMYIVTLQTADGRFTQKLVVE; this is translated from the coding sequence TTGTATAACACATCCAATCTGAATAACCAGAAAGCATTTGCCCGCTTCTCGGTGCCCTATGAAACCCAAACGTTCACCATGAGTGGAGGGGTTATTAACATATACAATGCGGAGGGTAACGGCAGCGCCGTAAGCTCTGGTTTTGAAGTAGGCGTTAAGGAAGGTAACTACTCGGTAACCGGAGGCACCGTTAATATTATCCTGCCTGGTGCTGCACAGGACGAGCGTGAATTCCGACTGGCCAGCACTGCGCCGTTCTGGAATCTGAATATCTCCCGTCGGGCCACTGGTCTTGCTACTACCGTTGTATCGGTAGCCGCCAATGAAAATGTTACTGTAAAGCCTCTGGTGGTATTAAACAACCTGACTCTGACAGGGCCTAACTATACCCCAACGCTTCAGGCTAATGGGCAAAGCGTAACGGTGCAGGGAAACTTTACCATTGGCTCCGGGACGCTTTACCTTCCAGGAAATAACCTCACCAGCTTCACGGGTGGTAATAACCAGACGTTGCAGATAGATGGTACGATAGGCACAGCTCCCAACTTGGGTTTGTATCAGATGCTGATGAATAAGGTGAATGGTACGCTCATATTGGGTGGCTCGGCTACTAGCTCCATGCGCGTACTTAATACCCTTACCCTGATGAAAGGCGTCTTCAACGACGCTGGTAAGGTTCTGACAGTACTGGGGGACGTCGCTAACTCGGGTACGCATACCAGCAGCGGCACCACTACCGGTAGCATTACGCTGGCAGGAACTTCGCTGCAGACGGTTTCCGGTGATGGCAATGGTATTTTTGGTAACCTGGTTCTTAACAATGCTACGGTAACCACTAATAACATCACGGTTCAGGCTACCGCTGACCAAACGATCAGCGGTACGCTGACGCTTAACCAAGACCGCCTTTTTGATATTGGCACGCGTCGGTTATATGTAACCTCGATAAGCAAGGACGCCATTTCAGCTGGTGCGGGTGCATTCTCCAATACACGTATGATTCTGACTACCGGTAATCAGTCTGATGGCGGTATTCGCAAAACGTATGGCTCACTGGATACTTTCGTATTCCCAATGGGGACCAAAGTGAGCGGTGTGTATTACTACACCCCCGCCGCTATTGGCCTGTTAGCAGCTCCGGCTAAATATGGTAAGGTGAATGTGGCCCCGGTTAACGTGGTAAACCCATTCTCTACCGATAAAAATAAAGCCCTGCAGTACTATTGGAAGGTAGCTGAATATGACTTTGCGGGCTTAGCTGCTAATAAGGTATCCCATAAGTATACAGCCCCCAACGCACTAATAGCAGGCGATAAAAGCTTCTATGTAGCAGCTTACTATGATCCAAGCACGGTTACGTGGAAAACCACTAACCTCGCCTCGGATGTGGTGAAAAATGCCAGCACTATCGATATCAATTTTGCAGCCGTTAATCTGACGGGTGAATACACCGCTGGTGATTATCGTACTGCCTTCGGCGAAATCAAGAAATTCTTTAGCCGCATGAGCGGCAACTGGCATACTCCCGGTACCTGGTCACGGACGGGCTATGATGGCGCAGCCACTACGGAAATCCCCAACGCTGGCAACCCAGTCTTCATCGGAAACAATTATACCGTAACGGTAGCTCAGAATAACGCAGCCTCCGGTAGTCTGCAAATTGATCTGGGTGCTGTGCTGGACCTAGGTACTACTACCGGTCACAACTTTGGCTCCTTGCCTGAGGAGGTGGTGAAAGGCTCTGGTACGTTACGCATATCTACCACCGCTGCCACGGCTATATTCCCCGGTGGTGACTTCGCCAATTTCCTGGGGGCCCAAGGCGGTACGGTAGAATACTACACGACAGGCACGAACTTCATGCTGCCAGCTAATTCGGTAGCTTCCTATTATAACCTGGTGTTGAACTCCGGTTCAGGGCGTACGCTTACTCTGCCTAACCAGAACCTGCGTGTTTATGGAGACCTGAGCGCAGGTACGCTGACTGGTTTTACTGGTTTAGCTCAGATGAGCGCCGGTATAAACGGCAATTTGGTAATAGACGGTGGAATTGATGTGCAGCAGGGAAGCCTACTGTATGGTAGTGCAACGCGCAGCGTAACAGCAGGGAATAATGTGCAGGTAGGAACTGGAGCCACGTTTGGTATTGGCAACGGCACTACGGCAAACACCCTGCAGATTGGCGGTAGCGTTATCAATAATGGTACGTTTGCACTGGCTCCAACGGCTGCCACTGGCAAAGTCGATGTAACCTTCACCGGTGCTACAGATCAAAAGATAACGGGTACTGGTACAACGACTACACTCAATACCGTTACGGTAAACAAAGGCACTTCTCGCACCCCCATGCTCACGCTGGATGTAGCAGGTACTCTCACAGTGCCGGATGCCACCGAAAACTGGCTGGTGCTGAGCAATGGTACCTTTAGCTTTGCGAAGGCGAATGCCACGATTAAAGTAAATACCGGGGTATATACCATTGGAAATACGGCTGGTCTGGCCGTGAATGGCACTGGTGCAGTTATTAATCTGGCTACTGCAGCAAACCTGCAATTGGATGGTCGCCTGAGTGCCTTGCTGGGCACCATTAACGTGGGCAACAGCATTGAATATTCGGGCGCTACGCAACCAGAAATTGAAGTAGTAGCCGGCACGCTTAATGTCGCAGGTCAGATTCGTCGTCCTACTACTACTACGCAAGGCTCCCTTACCTACACTCAGAGCGGAGGCTCAGCAGTAGTAAGCGGCACAACATTCAATACCAGCCGGGCTATGTTTGAAGTGCTCAACTCGGGCAGCTTCACTATGACGGGTGGAACACTTACCGTGCTGAAAACTTTGGGAGCTGCTGCTACAGCTGATGTTTATCTGCACCCGGCCACGAGCTCGGTAACTGGCGGTGAAATTGTACTGGGTAACCCTGGTGCTACTACTGCGGCCATTCTTAAGTTGGATACCACTGTACCGCTGTTTAGCCTGAAGGTTGCTAATGGCAACACCAACACTAACACGGCTCAGCTGTTGCAAAACGCACTGACGCTAAAGGGTAACCTGACAATCGGCAACTCCAACTCCATCTTCGATACCAATCAGTTGGACGTTTTGGTAGCGGGTAATTTCAGCAATGGAAACTCTGCTGCTACTACCGGCCTGACTACGGGCGGCTACCGCGCTGGAATTGCTACTCAAACCACTACACTGAATGGCACTGCTGGCAACCAAACGTTAACCGGCGCCACCGGCAACCTAACCAACTTTGGTAATCTGGTGGTGAATAACACCTACGCAAGTGGTAAAGTAACCTTACAAAACAACACCGCACTGCGTGTTGCTGGCCAGCTAACCTTGACAAAGGGTGAACTAGCCGATGGCGGCAATACCATTACAGTACTGGGCAATGTGGCCAACTCAGCAGTGCATAGTGGAACAGGCAAGATACTGCTGACGAATACGACTGCGCAGAATATCAGCGGTAATGGCTCCGGCATTTTCGGAAACCTTACGCTTGATAACACGGTGGGAGTCACGATGTCGGCAGGCCAGCAGGTGAATGGGGTGTTAACGTTTACGAATGGCACCCTGAGCATTGGTTCTAACTTGTTAAAGCTGAACAACACCAGCAGCGCAGCAATTGTAGGAGCTACCAACGCCAAGTACATTATAACCAATGGCTCCGTGGCAGATGAGGGTGTACAGAAGTCTTTCGCAACAGGCACCAGTACGGTATTTACATTCCCGGTTGGGTCCGCTGGTAAGTACACGCCAGCATTGTACACCATTAGTGCCAATACTGCTCCCGGTACCATTACAGTAGCGCCGGTAAATTCAGCGCACCCTTCTACAACTGATGCCGCTGCATTGGAACTGAAGTACTACTGGCGCGTGAGCAGCACGGGCTTCAATGGCCTGCAGGCAACCCATCAGTATGTATATGATGATGCTCAGGTTTCGGGAACCGAAAGCCGTTACGTAGCGGGGCGCTTCCTGATTAATAAGTGGGAGCCGAACGGTGGTATCAGCAACACGGTTACAGCAAACACCAACACCATTACCCTGACAAATGTAAACTACCTGAGCGGCGACTATACCGCTGCTACTGCAACGAATAGCCCTTCCTATACAACCTCCAGCGAATTTGGTGCTGTAAGTATCTATTACAGCCGCAATGCTGCTCCTGATATTACCACACTGGGTGCCGATTGGGATGCACCTACTTCCTGGACATTTAGTGCTGATGGATCTGGTACTGCTGCTGGTGTTCCTAATGCTGGCAATCCGGTGGTGATTCTGCCAGGTCATATCATTAAGACATCACAAGTGGGCCGCATTTCTTCTTCCCTAACCCTGGGGGGAACTTTGAACATCAGCAACTTTACCTCTAATAATTTCGGGGTAGTAACTGGTAAGGGACGTTTGAAAATCAACTCCTCCACATTCCCTGCCGGTAACTATACTGACTTTACCAGCAGCACGGGCGGCACGGTAGAATACACCGGTTCCATTGTGACGCTGCCACCCCGCTCCCTATACAACAACCTGGTTTTCTCCGGTACGGGTGCAACCAAGTCGCTGGGCAACGTATCGTTGCAGCTGAACGGCTACATGCTGATAGAGGCAGGCAATACAGTAAACAACAATGATAACATTGATGTCACGCTGCTTGATGCTGCGCAGAGCTTCACCAACAACGGTATTGTCAACTTGGGTGATGGTAGCCTGACCGTTGCTGGTTCACTGGCCAATAACACCGGAGCAAGCCTGACACTGGGTGGTGGTAACACTATCATTGGTACTACCCTAAGTAATGCGGGTATTATGACTTCTGATGAAGGCAGCGTAGCGGTAGGTAGCACATTGGTTAACACCGGCACTTACAACACCGGTGCTGGTGCACTGCAGGTAACGGCTGATCTGACTAACTCCAACACCTTTAACGCGGAGAACCAGAGTGGTGCTATTACGGTAGGCGGTAACCTGACGACTACCAATACCTTCCGGGCCGGCAACGGTAACCTGACGGTAACTGGCAACGTGTCAAACTCGGGTGCTTACTACGCCAACGCGAACCTGCTCACCATTGGGGGCGACTTTGCTAACTTGGGCGCTGGTAATTTCAACGCGGGCACCGGTACTACCGATCTGCAAGGCAACTGGACCAACTCGGCTACGTTCACTCCCAACCTGGGTACGGTACGTTTCCTGAGTAATGTAGCCCGTGTGCTGGGTGGTACGCAGCCTACTGCGTTCTACACAGTTTACAAGCAGGGCACCGGTTCGTTGACTATGTCACAGAACGTGACGATTGGCAACGTGCTCAACCTGATAAATGGTAACATTATTACGGGAACCAACACGCTGGCCCTCACTAATGCGGCTACGCAACCAGTGACGGGAGAGAGCCTGAATGCCTACATTTTGGGTAAACTGGCCATTACGTTCCCCACTACCTCGTTTGCTACACGTACCTTCCCCGTAGGTAACTTCAAGCCGGGCGATACGTCCATCAACTTCTATCGTCCGGTGACTATTGTGGCCCAGGGTGGAAGCACCGCGGGTACACAAGTTCAGGTAGAAATGGTGCAGACTTCGGCTACCGGCCAGGTAGCAGCAGGTTCCGGCATCTCCAACCTGTCGCGGGTGCGCTACTATAGCATCACGGCGCTGAGTGGAGCTATCAACAACCCAACGGTGCAGCTTAGCTTTAACACCAACATCAACGATGAAGAGATTAACGTGCCCAGCAACCTGCGCGTAGCGCGGGCCACGGCGGCCGGCGGTACCTGGACGAATGAAGGCGGTGCCGGTGTATTCTCTCCGGCGGCTCCTGCCGGTTACGTTACCTCGGGTATTACCAGCATTACTAACAACTCGCTGTTTGCCCTGGCCTCTACCAACCTGGTCGATAATCCACTCAACAACTCCTACACCCCGCTGCCGGTAGAACTGGTTGCCTTTATGGCTAAAGTCGTTGGCTCTACCGTACGGGTAAACTGGGCTACTTCCATGGAGCGCAACAGCGCCTACTTCGTAGTAGAACGCTCCCTGAACGGTAAGGCATTTGAAGCAGTAGCGCAGGTGGCCGCTCAGGGTACCAGCACTACCCGCTTTGAGTATGCTGCCACCGATGCACGTCCGTTCCAGGGGCAGTCGTACTACCGCCTGCGCCAAGTGGATAACGACGGCCGCACGGCGTATAGCCCCGTTGTAGTGGTGAAGATGGCGGGCATTGCCAAAGCGGCACTGCAGGCTTATCCTAACCCGGCGCAGGGCACCCAGTTCAATGTACTGGTACAGGGCCTGAAAGGCACCGCCGGCACGCTGCGCATCACCGACGGCTTCGGCCGCGAGGTGTACCAGAAAGCGGTAAACCTGACGCTGGATCAGCAGGACATGATGGTGAAGCCCGCTGCCAAGCTGGCTGCCGGAATGTACATCGTTACGCTGCAAACGGCCGATGGACGCTTCACCCAGAAACTGGTGGTGGAGTAA
- the nuoL gene encoding NADH-quinone oxidoreductase subunit L: protein MQETVIPAAGAPYSALLYVLIPLLPFLGFLINGLLNRRLSGTVAGLIGSATVLGSFAISVFLFLNFQYQYTVTLFDWISVGSLQIPFSYQIDQLSLIMLLLVTGVGFLIHVYSIGYMHHDENVGKFFSFLNLFVFSMLVLVLGANFVILFIGWEGVGLCSYLLIGFWNKNTSYNNAAKKAFIINRIGDLGFLLGIFLIYLTFDSVQYAEVFQKASTLQIGTMTVTAITLLLFVGAAGKSAQLPLYTWLPDAMAGPTPVSALIHAATMVTAGIYMILRANVLFTLAPHTLEVIAIIGVATALFAATIGLAQNDIKKVLAYSTVSQLGYMFLALGVMGYSTSLFHVLTHAFFKALMFLGAGSVIHAMSNEQDMRRMGGLRKALPITFITFLIGCLAIAGIPPFAGFFSKDEVLLHVYEHNKVLYAVGLFTAFLTAFYMFRLLFLTFFGEFRGTEEQKHHLHESPASMTLPLIILAILAAVGGFMGAPMILGKHYLADYLAPLFTYSQKLNPAAFGAEVDHATEYMLIGLSVGAGVLGILLAYVQYVSRGVRPVEDGESRGFLENLIYHKYYIDELYNALFVRPIMWLSRGLYRFVEQGIIDPVVNGFGRVTMGGGQLLRYVQTGSVETYLILMVVGIVLVLALNFVKF from the coding sequence ATGCAAGAAACTGTTATACCCGCTGCCGGCGCCCCGTACTCTGCTTTGCTGTACGTACTCATTCCGCTGTTGCCGTTCCTGGGCTTCTTGATTAACGGCCTGCTCAACCGCCGGCTCTCCGGCACCGTGGCCGGCCTCATTGGCAGCGCCACCGTACTGGGCTCCTTTGCCATTTCGGTGTTTCTGTTCCTGAATTTTCAGTATCAGTACACCGTCACGCTGTTCGACTGGATTTCCGTCGGCTCCCTGCAGATTCCCTTCTCCTACCAGATTGACCAGCTCAGCCTGATTATGCTGCTGCTGGTAACGGGCGTGGGCTTCCTGATTCACGTGTACAGCATTGGCTACATGCACCACGATGAGAACGTGGGCAAGTTCTTCTCCTTCCTGAACCTGTTCGTTTTCTCGATGCTGGTGCTGGTGCTGGGGGCCAACTTCGTGATTCTGTTTATCGGCTGGGAAGGCGTGGGGCTGTGCTCCTACCTGCTTATCGGCTTCTGGAACAAGAACACCAGCTACAACAACGCCGCCAAGAAAGCCTTCATCATCAACCGCATCGGTGACCTGGGCTTCCTGCTCGGTATCTTCCTGATTTACCTCACCTTCGACTCGGTGCAATACGCCGAGGTATTTCAGAAGGCCAGCACCCTGCAGATTGGCACCATGACCGTGACGGCCATTACACTGCTGCTGTTCGTGGGGGCCGCCGGTAAATCGGCCCAGCTGCCGCTCTACACCTGGCTGCCCGATGCTATGGCTGGCCCCACTCCGGTTTCGGCCCTGATTCACGCTGCCACCATGGTTACGGCAGGTATCTACATGATTCTGCGTGCCAACGTGCTCTTCACGTTGGCTCCCCATACGCTGGAAGTTATTGCCATTATTGGGGTGGCCACGGCGCTGTTTGCCGCTACTATTGGTCTGGCTCAGAATGATATTAAGAAGGTACTGGCCTACTCCACCGTGTCGCAGCTGGGCTACATGTTCCTGGCGCTGGGCGTTATGGGCTACAGCACCAGCCTTTTCCACGTGTTGACCCACGCCTTCTTCAAGGCGCTGATGTTCCTGGGCGCGGGCTCCGTGATTCACGCCATGAGCAATGAGCAGGACATGCGCCGCATGGGTGGCCTGCGCAAGGCGCTGCCCATCACCTTCATTACCTTCCTGATTGGCTGCCTGGCCATTGCCGGTATCCCACCCTTCGCGGGCTTCTTCTCGAAAGATGAAGTCCTGCTGCACGTGTACGAGCACAACAAAGTGCTGTACGCCGTGGGCCTGTTCACCGCCTTCCTGACGGCCTTCTACATGTTCCGTCTGCTGTTCCTTACCTTCTTCGGCGAGTTCCGGGGCACCGAGGAGCAGAAGCACCACCTGCACGAGTCGCCGGCCAGCATGACGCTGCCGCTCATTATCCTAGCTATTCTGGCCGCCGTGGGTGGTTTCATGGGTGCTCCCATGATTTTAGGCAAGCATTATCTCGCCGATTATCTGGCTCCCCTCTTCACTTACTCGCAGAAGCTAAACCCGGCCGCTTTCGGCGCCGAGGTTGACCATGCTACCGAGTACATGCTCATCGGCCTCTCCGTGGGTGCGGGCGTGCTGGGTATCCTGCTGGCCTACGTGCAGTACGTGAGCCGCGGTGTGCGCCCGGTGGAAGATGGCGAGTCGCGCGGCTTCCTCGAAAACTTGATTTATCACAAGTACTACATCGACGAGCTGTACAACGCTCTGTTCGTGCGCCCCATCATGTGGCTCTCGCGCGGCCTGTACCGCTTCGTGGAACAAGGCATCATCGACCCGGTGGTAAACGGCTTCGGCCGCGTGACTATGGGCGGCGGACAGCTGCTACGCTACGTGCAAACCGGCTCCGTGGAAACCTACCTCATCCTGATGGTGGTGGGTATCGTGCTGGTGCTGGCGCTGAACTTCGTGAAATTCTAA
- a CDS encoding MaoC family dehydratase: MSIITISSLAELAQHEGQDLGVSGYHTITQEQINRFADATLDHQWIHLDAERAKTESPFGATIAHGYLTVSLLPYLWCQIVAIENLKMQVNYEIESLRFNQAVLVNSEVRLHAKLLSVKDLRGIAKARIEVTLEIKDSKKPAYTGVITFLYHFQ, from the coding sequence ATGAGTATCATTACCATCAGCAGCCTGGCTGAGCTGGCCCAGCACGAAGGCCAGGATCTGGGCGTATCCGGTTACCATACCATCACGCAGGAGCAAATCAACCGCTTCGCCGACGCCACCCTGGACCACCAGTGGATACATCTGGACGCGGAACGGGCCAAAACCGAGTCGCCGTTTGGGGCTACTATTGCCCACGGGTACCTGACTGTATCGTTGTTGCCATATTTGTGGTGTCAGATTGTGGCTATCGAGAACCTGAAAATGCAGGTGAACTATGAAATCGAAAGCCTGCGCTTTAATCAGGCGGTGCTGGTGAACAGCGAGGTGCGTTTGCATGCCAAGCTGCTTTCGGTAAAAGATTTGCGCGGCATTGCCAAGGCCCGCATAGAGGTAACCCTGGAAATCAAAGACAGCAAAAAACCTGCCTATACCGGGGTTATTACCTTCCTGTACCACTTTCAATAG
- a CDS encoding NADH-quinone oxidoreductase subunit J, whose protein sequence is MSPLFLFLAFVALLSALGVVFAKNPVHSVLFLILTFFSLSGHYLLLNAQFLAAVNIIVYAGAIMVLFLFVIMFLNLNVDTEPHKPALAKIAAAVAGGSLLLIMVAAMKDVQPAGYDAATFNSQIGMVDKLGMVLYTQYLLPFELASVLFLVAMVGAVMLGKRELGERNF, encoded by the coding sequence ATGTCTCCACTCTTTCTTTTTCTGGCTTTTGTAGCGCTGCTGAGCGCGCTGGGTGTGGTATTCGCCAAAAACCCGGTACACAGCGTGCTGTTCCTGATTCTGACGTTCTTCTCGCTGTCGGGACACTACCTGCTGCTGAACGCGCAGTTTCTGGCTGCCGTGAACATCATTGTGTACGCTGGCGCTATTATGGTGCTGTTCCTGTTCGTGATTATGTTCCTGAACCTGAACGTGGACACGGAGCCGCACAAGCCCGCGCTGGCAAAAATTGCCGCCGCCGTAGCCGGTGGCTCGCTGCTGCTCATCATGGTTGCCGCCATGAAAGACGTGCAGCCCGCTGGTTACGATGCCGCTACGTTCAACTCGCAGATTGGCATGGTAGATAAGCTGGGCATGGTGCTTTATACGCAGTATCTGCTGCCATTTGAGCTGGCTTCGGTGCTGTTCCTGGTGGCTATGGTGGGCGCCGTAATGCTGGGCAAGCGCGAACTAGGAGAGCGGAATTTCTAG
- a CDS encoding NuoI/complex I 23 kDa subunit family protein: protein MQLTNRAKILEKKPMTLAERAYLPAIFQGLSITMRHFFMKKATIRYPEETRPFSPIFRGLHVLKRDEQGRERCTACGLCAVACPAEAITMVAGERKKGEEGLYREEKYAVSYEINMLRCIFCGLCEEACPKAAVYLQPDKMAPPRYERDEFIYGKDRLVEPVSPDARSIRGIQLTPEQAKALRANLA, encoded by the coding sequence ATGCAACTCACCAACCGAGCCAAGATACTGGAGAAAAAACCGATGACGCTGGCCGAACGGGCTTACCTGCCGGCTATTTTCCAGGGGCTAAGCATCACGATGCGGCACTTCTTCATGAAGAAGGCCACCATCCGCTACCCCGAAGAAACGCGTCCCTTCTCCCCCATCTTCCGTGGCCTGCACGTGCTCAAGCGCGACGAGCAGGGCCGGGAGCGGTGCACTGCCTGCGGCCTCTGCGCCGTAGCCTGTCCCGCCGAAGCCATTACCATGGTAGCCGGCGAGCGGAAGAAAGGTGAAGAAGGCCTCTACCGCGAGGAGAAGTACGCCGTCAGCTACGAAATCAACATGCTGCGGTGCATTTTCTGCGGCCTCTGCGAGGAAGCCTGCCCGAAAGCCGCCGTATACCTGCAGCCCGATAAAATGGCCCCGCCCCGCTATGAGCGCGACGAGTTCATCTACGGCAAAGACCGGCTGGTAGAGCCCGTGTCGCCAGATGCACGCTCTATCCGCGGTATTCAGCTGACGCCGGAGCAGGCCAAGGCGCTGCGCGCAAATCTGGCGTAG
- a CDS encoding RNA polymerase sigma factor, which produces MATLPLTIDDASFMTAGHQDQQIQEAVRAQRGRLLSFIRRRIPDEADAEDVLQDVFYELVQSYRMVKPVEQVAAWLFRVARNKIIDRYRRPKTSSLEEAAAYHATQDPEESLLLADVLPAADSSTETALAREAIMEAILDALDELPPAQRQVFVWHEFEGKTFRQMEEETGVQLKTLISRKHYAVQQLRTKLQDLYTDLFTD; this is translated from the coding sequence ATGGCAACACTACCTCTCACCATCGACGACGCCTCCTTCATGACGGCCGGGCACCAGGATCAGCAGATACAGGAGGCCGTGCGCGCGCAACGCGGCCGGCTGCTGTCGTTCATCCGCCGACGCATTCCGGATGAGGCCGATGCGGAAGACGTACTGCAGGACGTGTTCTACGAGCTAGTGCAGAGCTACCGTATGGTGAAGCCTGTAGAGCAGGTGGCGGCCTGGCTATTCCGCGTGGCCCGCAACAAAATCATCGACCGGTACCGCCGCCCCAAAACCTCTTCCCTGGAAGAAGCCGCCGCCTACCACGCCACCCAGGACCCGGAAGAATCGCTGCTGCTGGCCGATGTGCTGCCCGCCGCCGACTCTTCCACCGAAACAGCCCTGGCCCGCGAAGCCATTATGGAAGCCATTCTGGATGCCCTGGATGAGCTGCCGCCCGCCCAACGCCAGGTATTTGTGTGGCACGAGTTCGAAGGCAAAACCTTCCGGCAGATGGAGGAAGAAACCGGCGTACAGCTCAAAACCCTGATTTCGCGCAAGCACTACGCCGTGCAGCAGCTCCGCACCAAACTGCAGGACCTCTACACCGACCTCTTTACCGATTAA